In the Ilumatobacteraceae bacterium genome, one interval contains:
- a CDS encoding ABC transporter ATP-binding protein, producing MSNWAPPPPAAPGAATPIADAIVEVVNVTKSYGDVVAVSDVSFTVGAGVTALLGPNGAGKSTLFRVMCGLTAPTRGTVRVLGADARADRDVRGRIGLSPQQDALFDRLSARRFVEMAAQTHGVEQAGPAARQVLGLVDLDADDGKPVGAYSKGMRQRVKLAAALVNEPELLILDEPLTGLDPVQRNRMIRLFHDLGDAGTCVLVSSHVLDEVARLGSRVLVIAQGRLAASGDYRDLRNLMDDRPHRIRVATDAPRRLAAALVDLGVVDGVSIAADSLMIDTSDVDGFGRNIATVARECGVRLREVEPTDDDLESVFRYLVERR from the coding sequence ATGTCGAACTGGGCCCCGCCACCGCCGGCCGCACCGGGTGCTGCGACGCCGATCGCCGACGCGATCGTCGAAGTCGTCAACGTCACCAAGTCGTACGGTGACGTCGTCGCCGTGTCCGACGTGTCGTTCACCGTCGGCGCCGGCGTCACCGCGCTGCTCGGCCCCAACGGTGCCGGCAAGTCCACCCTGTTCCGTGTGATGTGCGGCTTGACCGCACCGACGCGCGGCACCGTTCGGGTCCTGGGCGCCGACGCCCGCGCCGATCGCGACGTCCGCGGTCGGATCGGGCTCTCGCCGCAGCAGGATGCGCTGTTCGATCGGCTGTCGGCGCGTCGGTTCGTCGAGATGGCGGCGCAGACCCATGGCGTCGAGCAAGCGGGCCCGGCGGCGCGCCAGGTCCTGGGCCTGGTCGACCTCGACGCCGACGACGGCAAACCGGTCGGCGCCTACTCGAAGGGGATGCGGCAGCGGGTGAAGCTCGCGGCAGCGCTCGTGAACGAGCCAGAACTCCTCATCCTCGACGAGCCGCTCACGGGTCTCGACCCCGTGCAGCGCAACCGGATGATCCGCCTCTTCCACGATCTCGGTGACGCCGGCACGTGTGTGCTCGTGTCGAGCCACGTGCTCGACGAGGTGGCCCGGCTCGGTTCGCGCGTGCTCGTGATCGCGCAGGGACGACTCGCCGCGAGCGGCGACTACCGAGACCTGCGCAACCTGATGGACGACCGTCCGCACCGCATCCGCGTCGCGACCGATGCCCCGCGGCGGCTCGCTGCCGCACTCGTCGACCTGGGTGTCGTCGACGGTGTGTCGATCGCGGCCGATTCGTTGATGATCGACACCAGCGACGTCGACGGGTTCGGCCGCAACATCGCGACGGTCGCTCGCGAGTGCGGGGTGCGGCTGCGCGAGGTCGAACCCACCGACGACGATCTCGAATCCG
- a CDS encoding ABC transporter permease, which produces MSDARIHDRGYRRFDGDRSGVVGAVRSVAWHTVRSILGLGRSARHKVFPVIVLVVAFVPAVAFLAISVLLGDFGDEVRPEYWEFFGFSFVATIVFVALVAPEAIVRDRRDGMFALYLSTPLSRTTYVVAKVLAVLGTMALIVLGPPLLWVFGYTFQSQGPDGLVDWVGVVGRLLLAGLVVCVVYTSVSLGVASMTDRRAFASIAVVFVMLGATIVANLLVDAGGLAEQWRVLDPLGVALEVAPRLFGERGDDMRRLDSWLVVVGCLGWTGFGAGMLVGRYRKLAAV; this is translated from the coding sequence ATGAGCGACGCACGCATCCACGACCGTGGGTACCGGCGCTTCGACGGCGACCGGTCCGGCGTCGTCGGCGCCGTGCGTTCGGTCGCCTGGCACACGGTACGCAGCATTCTCGGTCTCGGCCGTTCGGCTCGCCACAAGGTGTTCCCGGTGATCGTGCTGGTGGTCGCGTTCGTGCCGGCGGTGGCGTTCCTGGCGATCTCGGTGCTGCTCGGCGACTTCGGTGACGAAGTCCGCCCCGAGTACTGGGAGTTCTTCGGCTTCTCGTTCGTGGCGACGATCGTGTTCGTGGCGCTGGTCGCGCCCGAGGCGATCGTCCGCGACCGGCGCGACGGCATGTTCGCGCTGTACCTGTCGACGCCCCTGTCGCGGACGACGTACGTGGTCGCCAAGGTGCTGGCGGTGCTGGGCACGATGGCCCTGATCGTGCTCGGCCCGCCGCTGCTGTGGGTGTTCGGCTACACGTTCCAGAGCCAGGGGCCCGATGGTCTCGTCGACTGGGTCGGCGTGGTCGGCCGCCTGCTGCTGGCCGGGCTGGTGGTCTGCGTCGTCTACACGTCGGTCAGCCTCGGCGTCGCGAGCATGACCGACCGTCGTGCCTTCGCGAGCATCGCCGTCGTGTTCGTCATGCTCGGAGCGACGATCGTCGCGAACCTGCTGGTCGACGCGGGCGGGCTGGCCGAGCAGTGGCGCGTACTCGACCCGCTCGGGGTGGCGCTCGAGGTCGCACCGCGGCTGTTCGGCGAGCGTGGCGACGACATGCGGCGACTCGACTCGTGGCTCGTCGTCGTCGGCTGCCTCGGGTGGACCGGCTTCGGCGCCGGAATGTTGGTCGGCCGCTACCGGAAGTTGGCGGCGGTCTGA
- a CDS encoding ABC transporter ATP-binding protein, which yields MPVISASGLTMQFGSHRALDGLDVAVERGVTGLVGANGAGKTTFMSILLGLRFPTSGTAEVLGMNPVERGAELRSLVGYGPERNLFPDEMPASDFVKHLAEVRGMPRAEARGRASDALWLVGLGEERFRPLGTMSTGQRQRVKLAQALAADPSLVLLDEPTDGLDPVQRDEMLALIRQISTDYGIDVLLSSHLLEEVERICDHVVALDAGRLIASGRLDDLVGQDDGLVVELVEVADIPDALGRVVHALTEAGAEVRRDRSSTRIEVFGADADVVADQVRDAVAEAGARVGRIVRRRRRLEDLFGGVER from the coding sequence GTGCCGGTCATCTCCGCCAGCGGGCTCACGATGCAGTTCGGGTCACACCGCGCCCTCGACGGGCTCGACGTCGCCGTCGAGCGCGGCGTCACGGGGCTCGTCGGGGCCAACGGTGCCGGGAAGACGACGTTCATGAGCATCCTGCTCGGACTGCGGTTTCCGACGTCCGGTACCGCCGAGGTGCTCGGGATGAACCCGGTCGAGCGTGGCGCCGAGCTCCGATCGTTGGTCGGCTACGGGCCCGAGCGCAACCTGTTCCCCGACGAGATGCCGGCCTCCGACTTCGTGAAGCACCTGGCCGAGGTGCGCGGCATGCCACGTGCCGAGGCGCGGGGCCGTGCGAGCGATGCCCTCTGGCTGGTCGGGCTGGGGGAGGAGCGGTTCCGCCCGCTCGGCACGATGTCGACCGGTCAGCGACAGCGGGTCAAGCTGGCACAGGCGCTCGCCGCCGACCCGTCGCTGGTCCTCCTCGACGAGCCGACCGACGGTCTCGACCCGGTGCAGCGCGACGAGATGCTGGCGCTCATCCGACAGATCAGCACCGACTACGGGATCGACGTCCTCCTGTCGTCGCACCTGCTCGAAGAGGTCGAGCGGATCTGTGACCACGTCGTCGCCCTCGATGCCGGCCGGCTCATCGCATCAGGCCGGCTCGACGATCTGGTGGGTCAGGACGACGGGCTCGTCGTCGAACTGGTCGAGGTGGCCGACATCCCCGACGCGCTCGGCCGGGTCGTCCACGCGCTCACCGAGGCCGGCGCCGAGGTACGGCGTGATCGGTCGAGCACCCGGATCGAGGTGTTCGGTGCCGATGCCGATGTCGTCGCCGACCAGGTGCGCGACGCGGTCGCCGAGGCCGGCGCCAGGGTCGGTCGGATCGTCCGCCGCCGCCGCCGACTCGAGGATCTCTTCGGCGGGGTCGAGCGATGA
- a CDS encoding aspartate aminotransferase family protein has protein sequence MSSHDDLVAKAKDITKREMELYSQRTHHSQIATERARKVMPAGVPSSFQAYDPWPVVVKHASGSKMIDVDDNEYVDYDMGFGALFAGHMNPAVRAAVMKQLDDGTLYVTPCELNADVGELLAERYGLPMWRPTNSGTEATMDAIRLARGATGREKLVKVEGGYHGHHDEVMVSNKPSLEDAGPADAPNSVPQSAGLTKGTLDDVVVIPYNDPEALDRALAGGTVAAFIVEPVMENIGICLPDEGYLQAVREICDKHGTLLIFDEVKTGITAGYGGATRKFGVEPDLVTLAKSIGGGFPVGAFGGKAEYMDLITQGTVLHLGTYNGNPLVMAAVKATLTEACTRPIVDEAIGRNTRLVEAVQGIIDESGLPAHTVQFGAKGCITWSEQRVRNYRDYKATDFDLAFAQWIHGINRGVLLPPGLDEQWLISVMHDETAAMMYADVFQEFVDELTG, from the coding sequence GTGTCGAGCCACGACGATCTCGTTGCCAAGGCGAAAGACATCACGAAGCGGGAGATGGAGCTGTACTCGCAGCGCACCCATCACTCGCAGATCGCGACCGAGCGGGCGCGCAAGGTCATGCCGGCCGGTGTGCCGTCCAGCTTCCAGGCGTACGACCCCTGGCCGGTCGTGGTGAAGCACGCATCCGGGTCGAAGATGATCGATGTCGACGACAACGAGTACGTCGACTACGACATGGGGTTCGGGGCGCTCTTCGCCGGGCACATGAACCCGGCCGTTCGCGCCGCGGTCATGAAGCAGCTCGACGACGGCACGCTGTACGTCACCCCCTGTGAGCTGAACGCCGACGTGGGCGAGTTGCTCGCCGAGCGGTACGGCCTGCCGATGTGGCGCCCGACCAACTCGGGGACCGAGGCGACGATGGACGCGATCCGGCTCGCCCGGGGCGCCACTGGCCGCGAGAAGCTCGTCAAGGTCGAGGGCGGCTACCACGGCCACCACGACGAGGTGATGGTGTCCAACAAGCCGTCGCTCGAAGATGCGGGACCTGCCGACGCACCCAATTCGGTGCCGCAGTCGGCAGGCCTCACCAAGGGCACGCTCGACGACGTCGTCGTGATCCCGTACAACGACCCCGAGGCGCTCGACCGCGCGCTCGCCGGCGGCACGGTCGCGGCGTTCATCGTCGAGCCGGTGATGGAGAACATCGGCATCTGCCTGCCCGACGAGGGCTACCTCCAGGCCGTCCGCGAGATCTGCGACAAGCACGGCACCCTGCTGATCTTCGACGAGGTCAAGACGGGCATCACCGCCGGGTACGGCGGCGCGACCCGGAAATTCGGCGTCGAGCCCGATCTCGTGACGCTCGCCAAGTCGATCGGTGGCGGCTTCCCGGTCGGCGCGTTCGGCGGCAAGGCCGAGTACATGGATCTCATCACACAGGGCACCGTGCTGCACCTCGGCACGTACAACGGCAACCCGCTCGTGATGGCTGCCGTCAAGGCGACGCTGACCGAGGCGTGCACGCGCCCGATCGTCGACGAGGCGATCGGCCGCAACACCCGTCTCGTCGAAGCGGTGCAGGGCATCATCGACGAGTCCGGTCTGCCGGCACACACGGTGCAGTTCGGCGCCAAGGGGTGCATCACCTGGTCCGAGCAGCGGGTGCGCAACTACCGCGACTACAAGGCGACCGACTTCGATCTGGCGTTCGCCCAGTGGATCCACGGCATCAACCGCGGGGTCCTGCTGCCGCCGGGTCTCGACGAACAGTGGTTGATCTCGGTCATGCACGACGAGACCGCCGCCATGATGTACGCCGACGTGTTCCAGGAGTTCGTCGACGAACTCACCGGCTGA
- a CDS encoding amidohydrolase family protein, with amino-acid sequence MVATRVVADVLIPGRGDPIERGTVVMEHGAIIYAGPTDGAPGAEPGDETFEVPAVLPGLWDCHTHFVGMALSNLEALATLDLVAAAARAVEDAGKVLDGGITSVRDVGGIGLRLASVVAEGRMRGPHIYGAGRILSTTGGHGDIHSLPLDFAHELTCNAGFSILCDGVPEVLKAVRTNLRSNAKLIKICASGGVMSEIDHPMHQQFSDEELAAIVAEAARAERIVAAHCHGKAGIMAALRAGVHSIEHGSYLDEEAADLMVEQGTWLVPTRYVCEALLRQEDQLPRYVYEKGQMVSAVHEQAMKIAIAKGVKIAAGCDIFVSGQMYGTGSLEVMHLINAGMTDLEAIEAATANGPETLGPQAPHTGQLREGYDADVITMDANPLDDRSVWGDPDRVTGVWQRGLRRKGD; translated from the coding sequence ATGGTCGCAACCCGAGTCGTCGCCGATGTCCTGATCCCCGGCCGAGGTGATCCGATCGAGCGGGGCACGGTCGTCATGGAACACGGCGCGATCATCTACGCCGGCCCCACCGATGGCGCACCGGGAGCGGAGCCGGGTGACGAGACCTTCGAGGTGCCGGCCGTGCTGCCCGGGCTGTGGGATTGCCATACCCACTTCGTCGGGATGGCGCTGTCGAACCTCGAGGCGCTCGCCACGCTCGATCTCGTCGCCGCCGCAGCCAGGGCGGTCGAGGACGCCGGCAAGGTCCTCGACGGCGGCATCACCAGCGTTCGCGACGTCGGCGGCATCGGTCTCCGGCTCGCGTCCGTGGTCGCCGAGGGCCGGATGCGCGGTCCGCACATCTACGGCGCCGGCCGGATCCTGTCGACCACCGGCGGCCACGGCGACATCCACTCGCTGCCGCTCGACTTCGCCCACGAACTCACCTGCAACGCCGGGTTCTCGATCCTCTGCGACGGTGTTCCCGAGGTGCTCAAGGCCGTGCGGACCAACCTGCGGTCCAATGCCAAGCTCATCAAGATCTGCGCCTCCGGTGGGGTGATGTCGGAGATCGACCATCCGATGCACCAGCAGTTCTCCGACGAGGAGCTGGCGGCGATCGTCGCCGAGGCGGCCCGCGCCGAGCGGATCGTCGCCGCGCACTGCCACGGCAAGGCCGGCATCATGGCGGCACTCCGCGCCGGGGTGCACTCGATCGAGCACGGCAGCTACCTCGACGAGGAGGCCGCCGACCTGATGGTCGAGCAGGGCACCTGGCTCGTGCCGACCCGCTACGTCTGCGAGGCGCTGCTGCGGCAGGAGGACCAGCTGCCCCGGTATGTGTACGAGAAGGGTCAGATGGTCAGCGCCGTCCACGAGCAGGCGATGAAGATCGCGATCGCCAAGGGCGTCAAGATCGCCGCCGGCTGCGACATCTTCGTGTCGGGGCAGATGTACGGCACCGGCAGTCTCGAAGTGATGCACCTGATCAACGCCGGGATGACCGACCTCGAGGCGATCGAGGCCGCGACGGCGAACGGTCCGGAGACCCTCGGACCCCAGGCGCCGCACACCGGTCAGCTCCGTGAGGGCTACGACGCCGACGTCATCACGATGGATGCGAATCCCCTCGACGATCGCAGCGTCTGGGGCGACCCCGACCGGGTCACCGGGGTCTGGCAGCGAGGCCTGCGCCGCAAGGGCGACTGA
- a CDS encoding flavin reductase family protein, translating into MAVHDDLNNDDLNNDEPINDELVNKVTWKIPNALALVGSRAGDEWNAMTTSWITQLSMEPVLIGIGVDNDAVTHRLITDGGSFTVNLWSSDDTRVFVKFSKPATFDASEMTLNGRAVREGANGAPVFEEAIAHLDCAVRRSLDLGTHTLFIGEVVDAGVRDDDATSAAMSDTRMKYGGVKRH; encoded by the coding sequence ATGGCTGTCCACGACGATCTGAACAACGACGATCTGAACAACGACGAACCGATCAACGACGAACTGGTCAACAAGGTGACGTGGAAGATCCCGAATGCGCTCGCGCTCGTCGGATCGCGGGCCGGCGACGAATGGAACGCGATGACGACGAGTTGGATCACCCAACTCTCGATGGAGCCGGTGCTGATCGGCATCGGTGTCGACAACGACGCCGTCACGCATCGTCTGATCACCGACGGCGGCTCGTTCACGGTCAACCTGTGGTCGTCGGACGACACCCGGGTCTTCGTGAAGTTCTCCAAGCCGGCGACCTTCGACGCGAGCGAGATGACCCTCAACGGACGGGCGGTCCGTGAAGGTGCCAACGGCGCGCCGGTGTTCGAGGAAGCGATCGCTCACCTCGACTGCGCCGTGCGTCGGTCGCTCGATCTCGGCACGCACACGCTGTTCATCGGCGAGGTCGTCGACGCGGGGGTCCGTGACGACGACGCCACGTCGGCCGCCATGAGTGACACGCGGATGAAATACGGCGGCGTCAAACGCCACTGA
- a CDS encoding BTAD domain-containing putative transcriptional regulator encodes MHFGVLGPLEVDVGTGGAALGRRKQRGLLAVLLTARNTTVPIDRLIDLLWDDEPPPQAMASVQAYVSNLRRLLEPDRRLRAPATRLVSRPPGYSLVVAPGELDADRFASLVEAGARARDANELAQARRLVAEGLQLWRGPAYGEFAHHSFAVAEATRLEALRHSAIEDLLDIRLAEGDHHAVAADAEVLVAEHPLRERGWELLMVALYRAGRQGDALRAFQRAREVLGEELGVDPSPRLRSLEADVLAQSPILDVPARPVAARSVTASTPPDGLVGDADRPPIVGRDLELGRLTAALDRARTGSGAVIVIDGEAGVGKSALALTLANAAAASGMSVGIGHSPETRDAPALWPWAQVLRQLGGERDAGEDAGIIGSTGMIGDDDAAPAARRTRVVRRIVDHAKAAPTLVVIDDVQWSDGPSHHVLRLLADEAASAALLVIATRRVPADDEDPALVETMAHLVRARASDRIHLRPLDADAGTRLVRDIAGPLSDELAATIHERSGGNPFYAVELARLVTAEGPAASGGVPATVRDVVRRRLARLPEQAVAVISIAAVLGTDVEPRVVAHVAGLDLDPVLDLLDLAVVVGLLTEGGTATTFRFTHDLLRTTVEATLPAARRARLHAAAVGAIEAIHGDAPSHVHALARHALAAVVVTGPQAAIDHVIASGRAAQWALDLDTAAKQYQSASELVSAQPRHDAALASRLSIIGAQTGFLIHGRTAAVEASFRSVRSHHEGRGGDRELWAALGWGSYAPLWGDFEAAAECAGWLRSLDDGRVDVQRAISAARYLEAFGAWTGSIETARPGLDASIGEPNFGVGPAIRRGLLAVLDVIAGQGDEAFGTAAIAMRDATLGGAWSGRAAEPPGTGPWVAAWTGAFAALALALVSDEGLPIRDVVQSARTTGAGIRFTDLVLAAAAHAADALDGDDGAIEQLADARAALAAGDDGLFGLPLSIVELRVRQCHRRAGTRFGSEISAEIRRTGQTGWQPVLDAVQGG; translated from the coding sequence ATGCACTTCGGTGTGCTCGGCCCTCTCGAGGTTGATGTCGGCACCGGCGGGGCGGCGCTCGGCCGTCGCAAGCAGCGTGGGCTCCTCGCCGTCCTGCTCACCGCCCGCAACACCACGGTGCCGATCGATCGGCTGATCGATCTGCTGTGGGACGACGAGCCTCCCCCGCAGGCCATGGCGTCGGTCCAGGCCTATGTCTCCAATCTGCGTCGGCTGCTCGAACCCGATCGCCGACTGCGCGCGCCGGCCACTCGGCTCGTGAGCCGACCGCCGGGGTATTCGCTGGTCGTCGCGCCCGGCGAACTCGACGCCGACCGCTTCGCATCGCTCGTCGAGGCCGGCGCTCGGGCACGTGACGCGAACGAACTGGCCCAGGCCCGACGACTCGTCGCGGAGGGCCTGCAACTGTGGCGAGGCCCGGCGTACGGCGAGTTCGCCCACCACTCGTTCGCGGTCGCCGAGGCGACCCGGCTCGAAGCGCTCCGGCACTCGGCGATCGAGGACCTCCTCGACATCCGGCTGGCCGAGGGCGACCACCACGCGGTCGCCGCCGATGCCGAGGTGCTCGTGGCCGAACACCCCCTTCGTGAGCGTGGCTGGGAGCTGCTCATGGTCGCGCTGTACCGGGCCGGACGCCAGGGTGACGCGCTCCGGGCGTTCCAGCGGGCGCGGGAGGTGCTCGGTGAAGAGCTCGGGGTCGACCCGTCGCCGCGGCTCCGCTCGCTCGAGGCCGACGTCCTCGCCCAATCCCCGATCCTCGACGTCCCCGCGCGGCCCGTGGCGGCGCGTTCCGTCACCGCGTCGACGCCCCCTGACGGCCTCGTCGGCGACGCCGATCGGCCGCCGATCGTGGGGCGCGACCTCGAGTTGGGACGCCTCACCGCGGCGCTCGACCGGGCCCGGACCGGGTCGGGGGCGGTGATCGTGATCGACGGCGAAGCCGGTGTGGGCAAGTCGGCGTTGGCGCTGACGCTCGCGAATGCCGCGGCCGCGAGCGGCATGTCCGTCGGCATCGGCCACAGCCCCGAGACCCGAGATGCACCGGCGCTCTGGCCGTGGGCCCAGGTGCTGCGCCAACTCGGCGGCGAGCGGGACGCCGGGGAGGATGCGGGCATCATCGGTTCGACCGGCATGATCGGTGACGACGACGCGGCGCCGGCCGCGCGCCGGACCCGAGTCGTGCGTCGGATCGTCGACCACGCGAAGGCGGCTCCGACGCTCGTCGTCATCGACGACGTCCAGTGGTCGGACGGGCCGTCGCACCACGTGCTGCGCCTGCTCGCCGACGAGGCGGCATCAGCGGCCCTCCTCGTCATCGCCACCCGACGGGTTCCGGCCGACGACGAGGACCCGGCGCTCGTGGAGACCATGGCCCATCTCGTGCGGGCGAGGGCGAGCGATCGGATCCATCTCCGCCCGCTCGATGCCGATGCCGGCACCCGCCTCGTCCGCGACATCGCCGGTCCGCTGTCCGATGAACTCGCCGCCACGATCCACGAGCGGTCGGGGGGCAACCCCTTCTACGCGGTCGAATTGGCACGGTTGGTCACGGCCGAGGGGCCGGCAGCCAGCGGCGGCGTTCCGGCTACGGTCCGCGACGTCGTCCGACGTCGACTCGCCCGGCTGCCCGAGCAGGCCGTTGCGGTCATCTCGATCGCGGCGGTGCTCGGCACCGACGTCGAGCCGAGGGTCGTCGCCCATGTCGCCGGCCTCGACCTCGACCCCGTGCTCGACCTGCTCGACCTCGCCGTCGTCGTCGGTCTCCTGACCGAGGGCGGCACGGCGACCACGTTCCGATTCACCCACGACCTGCTGCGCACCACGGTCGAAGCGACGCTCCCCGCCGCACGGCGGGCCCGTCTCCATGCCGCTGCCGTCGGCGCGATCGAGGCGATCCACGGCGACGCCCCGTCCCACGTGCACGCCCTCGCCCGACACGCGCTCGCGGCGGTCGTCGTCACCGGACCACAGGCGGCGATCGACCACGTCATCGCGAGCGGCCGTGCGGCGCAGTGGGCACTCGACCTCGACACGGCTGCGAAGCAGTATCAATCGGCATCCGAGCTCGTGTCGGCGCAACCTCGCCACGACGCTGCGCTCGCGTCGCGGCTGTCGATCATCGGCGCCCAGACCGGATTCCTCATCCACGGCCGGACCGCGGCGGTCGAAGCGAGTTTCCGGTCCGTCAGGTCCCACCACGAGGGGCGCGGCGGCGACCGTGAACTCTGGGCCGCGCTCGGGTGGGGCAGCTATGCGCCGCTCTGGGGCGACTTCGAGGCCGCGGCCGAATGCGCCGGGTGGCTCCGCAGCCTCGACGACGGCCGGGTGGACGTCCAGCGTGCGATCAGCGCGGCGCGGTATCTGGAGGCCTTCGGGGCCTGGACCGGATCGATCGAGACCGCCCGCCCCGGGCTCGACGCCTCGATCGGCGAACCGAACTTCGGTGTCGGCCCGGCGATCCGCCGCGGCCTGCTCGCCGTCCTCGACGTGATCGCCGGTCAGGGCGATGAGGCGTTCGGCACGGCGGCGATCGCGATGCGGGACGCGACGCTCGGCGGCGCCTGGTCGGGACGGGCGGCCGAGCCGCCGGGTACCGGACCGTGGGTCGCAGCGTGGACCGGCGCGTTCGCTGCGCTCGCGCTCGCACTGGTCTCCGACGAGGGCCTCCCGATCCGCGACGTGGTCCAGTCGGCCCGGACGACGGGCGCCGGCATCCGATTCACCGACCTGGTACTCGCCGCCGCGGCCCACGCCGCCGACGCCCTCGACGGAGACGACGGGGCGATCGAGCAGCTGGCCGACGCCCGGGCGGCGCTCGCCGCCGGCGACGACGGGTTGTTCGGCCTCCCTCTGAGCATCGTCGAGCTCCGGGTTCGACAATGCCACCGGCGGGCGGGCACCCGATTCGGGTCCGAGATCAGCGCCGAGATCCGACGCACCGGGCAGACCGGATGGCAGCCCGTCCTCGACGCCGTCCAGGGCGGGTGA
- a CDS encoding NAD(P)-dependent alcohol dehydrogenase: MTIISHDLPTTTDTDSSRTTSDAGATTMRAVVQDRYGSADALELRTVDRPVVAPSQVLIEVHAAGVDRGVEHLMTGRPYAVRLGFGLTKPKQPVPGLDVAGRVVAVGDEVTRFRVGDRVFGIAIGAYAEYAAAEEAKLSTIPDGITMEQAGVATVSGITALQALTDVGRVEAGQHVLVLGASGGVGTYAVQIAKALGAEVTGVAGTAKVELVRSLGADHVIDYTTDDFVDGPTRYDLIIDIGGRNSIRRLRRVLTPAGTLVIVGGEEGGTWTGGIGRQIRATLLSPLLRQRLTMFLSTEHHSFIDRLADHLASGEVVPAIGDRFPLDRTADALRRLGSGGTMGKSVIVVRDAAPATS; this comes from the coding sequence ATGACGATCATCAGCCACGACCTCCCGACCACCACCGACACCGACAGCAGCCGCACCACGAGCGATGCCGGAGCCACGACCATGCGTGCCGTCGTCCAGGACCGCTACGGATCGGCCGACGCGCTCGAACTGCGGACCGTCGATCGTCCCGTCGTCGCTCCGTCACAGGTCCTGATCGAGGTCCATGCCGCCGGCGTCGACCGTGGGGTCGAACATCTGATGACCGGCCGGCCGTACGCGGTCCGACTCGGCTTCGGGCTGACGAAGCCGAAGCAACCGGTTCCGGGCCTCGACGTCGCCGGACGCGTCGTCGCCGTCGGCGACGAGGTCACCCGGTTCCGCGTCGGAGACCGAGTGTTCGGCATCGCGATCGGCGCCTACGCCGAATACGCCGCCGCCGAGGAAGCCAAGCTCTCCACGATTCCCGACGGCATCACGATGGAGCAGGCAGGTGTCGCCACGGTCTCCGGCATCACGGCTCTCCAGGCCCTCACCGACGTCGGCCGGGTCGAAGCCGGTCAGCACGTCCTCGTGCTCGGCGCGTCGGGCGGCGTCGGCACCTACGCCGTGCAGATCGCGAAGGCGTTGGGTGCCGAGGTCACCGGCGTCGCCGGCACCGCCAAGGTCGAGTTGGTCCGTTCACTCGGCGCCGACCACGTCATCGACTACACCACCGACGACTTCGTCGACGGGCCCACCCGCTACGACCTCATCATCGACATCGGCGGCCGCAACAGCATCCGCCGCCTGCGTCGGGTGCTGACCCCGGCCGGCACCCTCGTGATCGTCGGTGGTGAGGAAGGCGGCACGTGGACCGGCGGCATCGGCCGTCAGATCCGAGCCACGCTGCTCTCGCCGTTGCTCCGGCAGCGCCTCACGATGTTCCTCAGCACGGAGCACCACTCGTTCATCGACCGTCTCGCCGATCACCTGGCCTCGGGCGAGGTCGTGCCGGCGATCGGCGATCGGTTCCCCCTCGACCGGACCGCCGACGCGCTCCGCCGACTCGGTTCCGGTGGCACGATGGGCAAGTCCGTCATCGTCGTCCGCGACGCCGCCCCGGCGACGTCGTGA